A portion of the Enterobacter sp. SA187 genome contains these proteins:
- the flk gene encoding flagella biosynthesis regulator Flk, producing MQPIQGVPVRPPGQDPTPPASAAGEQPLSSQQRTVLERLITRLISLTHQQGAEVWAGVKHDLGLKNDTPLLSKHFPAAEQSLNQRLENASQQHANRQVLSRLTELLGQGNNRQAVSDFIRQQFGQTALSQLSPDQLKTVLVMLQKGELNIPQPQQRPATDRPLVPAEHNALNQAVTKLAAATGESGKQIWQSMLELSGVKTGELIPAKHFAPLMTWLQARQTLSLQPAPTLHTMQAALKQPMDSNEWQHIQDYAQQTFQLTPQSVLTNAQVQDLLNFVFLRRTERAQETLEVRDIQPIYSPLFAPVMETVKTLSARPGLMFVALMVALLLVWIVI from the coding sequence ATGCAACCCATCCAGGGTGTGCCGGTGCGCCCTCCGGGGCAAGACCCAACTCCACCCGCCAGTGCTGCGGGCGAACAACCGCTCTCCTCGCAACAGCGCACCGTGCTGGAGCGCCTGATCACGCGCCTGATCTCTTTAACGCACCAACAGGGCGCGGAAGTATGGGCAGGAGTGAAGCACGATCTGGGCTTAAAAAATGATACCCCGCTGCTGTCGAAACACTTTCCGGCAGCGGAACAGAGCCTGAATCAGCGTCTGGAGAATGCCAGCCAGCAGCACGCTAACCGCCAGGTCCTTTCCCGGCTGACAGAGCTGTTAGGCCAGGGCAACAACCGTCAGGCGGTGAGCGACTTTATCCGCCAGCAGTTCGGCCAGACGGCGTTAAGCCAGCTGTCGCCGGATCAGCTGAAAACGGTGCTGGTGATGCTGCAAAAAGGCGAGCTGAATATTCCGCAGCCTCAGCAGCGCCCTGCTACCGACAGGCCGCTGGTGCCCGCCGAGCACAATGCCCTGAATCAGGCGGTGACTAAGCTGGCGGCCGCGACCGGCGAGTCAGGCAAACAGATCTGGCAGTCGATGCTGGAGCTGTCCGGCGTGAAGACCGGCGAGCTTATTCCGGCGAAACATTTTGCGCCGCTGATGACCTGGCTTCAGGCGCGTCAGACCCTCAGCCTGCAACCCGCGCCGACGCTGCATACCATGCAGGCCGCGCTCAAGCAGCCGATGGACAGCAACGAATGGCAGCATATTCAGGATTATGCCCAGCAGACGTTCCAGCTCACGCCGCAAAGTGTGCTGACCAATGCCCAGGTGCAGGATCTGCTTAATTTTGTCTTCCTGCGTCGTACCGAGCGCGCGCAGGAAACGCTGGAAGTGCGCGATATACAGCCGATTTACAGCCCGCTGTTCGCGCCGGTGATGGAAACGGTGAAAACCCTTTCAGCCCGCCCGGGCCTGATGTTTGTTGCCCTGATGGTGGCATTGTTGCTGGTGTGGATCGTCATTTAA
- a CDS encoding 6-phospho-beta-glucosidase, which yields MPGFKADFLWGGAVAAHQLEGGWREGGKGVSVADVMTAGRHGVPREITEGVIEGKYYPNHEGIDFYHRYKEDIKLFAEMGFKCFRTSIAWTRIFPKGDELEPNEAGLQFYDDLFDECLKYNIEPVITLSHFEMPYYLVTEYGGWRNRQVIEFFVRFARAVFTRYQNKVKFWMTFNEINNQANFHEDFAPFTNSGLHYKPGEDREKIMYQAAHYELVASALAVEAGHAINPQFQIGCMIAMCPIYPLSCDPNDMMMSVRAMHRRYWFTDVHVRGYYPQHILNYFEQKAFNLDITDEDRQILTRGCVDYIGFSYYMSFATKATDDNPQLDYDETKSLVKNPYVKASDWGWQIDPVGLRYSLNWFYDMYQLPLFIVENGFGAIDEKEPDGTVNDRYRIEYLENHIREMKKAVVEDGVDLMGYTPWGCIDLVSAGTGEMKKRYGFIYVDKDNEGKGTLARSKKKSFDWYRDVIKSNGENV from the coding sequence ATGCCAGGATTTAAAGCGGATTTTCTCTGGGGCGGCGCGGTCGCGGCGCATCAACTGGAAGGGGGCTGGCGCGAAGGAGGAAAGGGCGTCAGCGTGGCGGATGTGATGACGGCAGGCCGTCATGGCGTGCCGCGTGAGATCACCGAAGGGGTGATCGAAGGCAAATATTATCCCAACCACGAAGGCATCGATTTTTACCATCGCTATAAAGAAGACATTAAGCTGTTTGCGGAGATGGGATTCAAATGCTTCCGCACCTCAATTGCCTGGACACGTATTTTTCCGAAAGGGGATGAGCTGGAGCCAAATGAAGCCGGGCTGCAATTCTATGATGATCTGTTTGATGAGTGCCTGAAATATAATATCGAACCGGTGATCACCCTCTCGCATTTTGAAATGCCCTATTATCTGGTGACCGAATACGGCGGCTGGCGCAATCGTCAGGTGATCGAATTCTTTGTCCGCTTCGCCAGAGCGGTATTCACCCGCTACCAGAATAAAGTGAAATTCTGGATGACCTTCAACGAAATAAATAACCAGGCCAATTTCCACGAAGATTTTGCCCCCTTCACTAACTCCGGCCTGCATTATAAGCCCGGTGAAGATCGCGAAAAAATCATGTATCAGGCGGCGCATTATGAGCTGGTAGCCAGCGCCCTGGCGGTGGAAGCGGGCCACGCCATTAACCCGCAGTTTCAGATCGGCTGCATGATCGCCATGTGCCCGATTTATCCGTTAAGCTGCGATCCGAACGACATGATGATGTCGGTTCGCGCTATGCATCGCCGCTACTGGTTTACCGACGTCCATGTGCGCGGCTATTACCCGCAGCACATTTTAAATTACTTCGAGCAGAAAGCCTTTAACCTGGACATTACCGATGAGGATCGCCAGATCCTGACCCGCGGCTGTGTGGATTATATTGGCTTTAGCTATTACATGTCTTTTGCCACCAAAGCGACGGACGATAATCCGCAGCTCGATTATGACGAAACCAAAAGCCTGGTGAAAAATCCGTATGTCAAAGCGTCGGACTGGGGCTGGCAAATCGATCCGGTTGGCTTACGTTATTCGCTGAACTGGTTCTACGATATGTATCAGCTGCCGCTGTTTATTGTCGAGAACGGTTTTGGCGCGATCGACGAAAAAGAGCCTGACGGCACGGTAAACGATCGGTACCGCATCGAGTATCTTGAAAACCATATCCGCGAAATGAAAAAAGCGGTGGTGGAGGACGGTGTGGATCTGATGGGTTATACCCCGTGGGGCTGTATCGATCTGGTCTCTGCCGGTACCGGCGAGATGAAAAAGCGCTACGGTTTTATTTATGTCGATAAAGATAACGAGGGCAAGGGCACGCTGGCGCGCAGTAAGAAGAAATCCTTCGACTGGTATCGCGACGTTATAAAAAGTAATGGCGAGAATGTGTAA
- the fabB gene encoding beta-ketoacyl-ACP synthase I, whose protein sequence is MKRAVITGLGIVSSIGNNQQEVLASLREGRSGITFSQEFLDAGMRSHVWGNVKLDTTGMIDRKVVRFMNDASVYAYLSMQQAVQDAGLTEEMYQNNPRVGIVAGSGGSSKAQVFGADAMRSPRGLKAVGPYVVTKAMASAVSACLATPFKIHGVNYSISSACATSAHCIGNAVEQIQLGKQDIVFAGGGEELGWEMACEFDAMGALSTKYNDDPSKASRTYDANRDGFVIAGGGGMVVVEELEHALARGAHIYAEIVGYGATSDGADMVAPSGEGAVRCMKMAMHGVDTPIDYLNSHGTSTPVGDVKELGAIREVFGDNSPAISATKAMTGHSLGAAGVQEAIYSLLMLEHGFVAPSINIEEMDPQAEGLNIVTKTTERELKTVMSNSFGFGGTNATLVMRKFDA, encoded by the coding sequence ATGAAACGTGCAGTGATTACTGGCCTGGGCATCGTTTCCAGCATCGGTAACAACCAGCAGGAAGTCCTGGCATCTCTGCGTGAAGGACGCTCAGGGATCACTTTCTCTCAAGAATTTCTTGATGCTGGCATGCGTAGCCATGTATGGGGTAACGTAAAACTCGACACCACCGGCATGATCGATCGCAAAGTGGTCCGTTTCATGAACGATGCCTCTGTTTATGCCTACCTGTCTATGCAGCAGGCAGTGCAGGACGCCGGTCTGACTGAAGAGATGTACCAGAACAACCCACGCGTGGGTATCGTTGCCGGTTCCGGCGGCTCGTCCAAAGCGCAGGTGTTCGGCGCTGATGCCATGCGTAGCCCGCGCGGTCTGAAAGCTGTTGGCCCGTATGTGGTGACTAAAGCGATGGCCTCTGCGGTTTCCGCCTGCCTCGCCACGCCGTTCAAAATCCACGGCGTTAACTACTCCATCAGCTCCGCCTGTGCGACCTCCGCACACTGCATCGGCAACGCCGTTGAGCAGATCCAGTTGGGCAAACAGGACATCGTGTTTGCTGGCGGCGGCGAAGAGCTGGGCTGGGAAATGGCCTGTGAATTTGATGCGATGGGCGCGCTGTCCACCAAATACAACGACGACCCGTCCAAAGCGTCCCGTACCTATGATGCAAACCGCGATGGTTTCGTGATCGCAGGCGGCGGCGGTATGGTGGTGGTTGAAGAGCTTGAGCATGCGCTGGCGCGCGGCGCGCACATCTATGCTGAAATCGTCGGTTACGGCGCAACGTCCGATGGCGCAGACATGGTTGCCCCGTCAGGCGAAGGCGCAGTGCGCTGCATGAAGATGGCGATGCACGGCGTGGATACGCCGATCGATTACCTGAACTCTCACGGCACCTCGACGCCGGTTGGCGATGTGAAAGAGCTGGGCGCGATCCGCGAAGTCTTCGGCGATAACTCCCCGGCGATTTCCGCCACCAAAGCCATGACCGGTCACTCGCTGGGCGCGGCTGGCGTTCAGGAAGCCATCTATTCCCTGCTGATGCTGGAGCACGGTTTCGTCGCCCCAAGCATTAACATTGAAGAAATGGATCCGCAGGCAGAAGGCCTGAACATCGTGACCAAAACCACCGAGCGCGAACTGAAAACCGTAATGTCCAACAGCTTCGGTTTCGGCGGCACCAACGCCACGCTGGTGATGCGTAAATTTGACGCGTAA
- the mnmC gene encoding bifunctional tRNA (5-methylaminomethyl-2-thiouridine)(34)-methyltransferase MnmD/FAD-dependent 5-carboxymethylaminomethyl-2-thiouridine(34) oxidoreductase MnmC — protein MKQTVIQPANLEFNAEGTPVSRDFDDVYFSNDNGLEETRYVFLGGNQLPARFRPHPRDLMVVAESGFGTGLNFLTLWQAFDAFTAAHPHTGVQRLHFISFEKFPLRADDLQKAHQRWPELAPWAEQLQAQWPLPFEGCHRLLLDGGRVTLDLWFGDITTLTDALDDSLDQKVDAWFLDGFAPAKNPDMWTPALFNAMARLARPDCTLATFTSAGFVRRGLQDAGFTMQKCKGFGRKREMLTGVMTQTREPAPRAPWFARSGASGREVALIGGGVASALLSLSLLRRGWQVTLYCADAAPALGASGNRQGALYPLLNAHDPALARFFPAAFTFARRLYDTLPVAFDHDWCGVTQTGWDEKSQHKIDQMLSLALPQEIAAAADGACIEATTGVDTGCGGIQYPLGGWLCPAQLTAAAIELGVTQGLKVHYQRDVAELTQGESGWQLRFADGAQAAHAVVVLANGHRLGDFTQTEALPVYPVAGQVSHIPTTPGLSPLRQVLCYDGYLTPQNPLNQQHCIGASYHRGDRETAYREDDQQHNRQRLLDCFPDAAWAKEVDVTAKEARNGVRCATRDHLPVVGNAPDFAATLREYATLAEHPAQAVSAPVWEDLYLLGALGSRGLCSAPLAAEILAAQMSDEPIPLDSETLAALNPNRFWVRKLLKGKAVITPHGAGR, from the coding sequence GTGAAACAAACCGTTATACAACCTGCCAACCTCGAATTTAACGCTGAGGGTACACCTGTTTCCCGAGATTTTGATGACGTCTACTTTTCCAACGATAACGGGCTGGAAGAAACGCGTTACGTCTTTCTCGGCGGCAATCAGTTGCCCGCGCGTTTTCGCCCCCATCCCCGCGATTTGATGGTGGTGGCGGAGAGCGGTTTTGGCACCGGCCTGAATTTCCTGACGCTGTGGCAGGCGTTTGACGCCTTCACCGCGGCGCACCCCCATACTGGCGTACAAAGATTACATTTTATCAGTTTTGAAAAATTCCCTCTGCGCGCCGACGACCTGCAAAAGGCGCATCAGCGCTGGCCGGAACTGGCCCCCTGGGCGGAACAGTTACAGGCGCAGTGGCCGCTGCCTTTTGAAGGCTGTCACCGTTTATTGCTTGATGGCGGACGGGTGACGCTGGATCTGTGGTTTGGCGATATTACTACCCTGACCGACGCGCTGGACGATTCGCTGGATCAAAAAGTGGATGCCTGGTTTCTGGATGGTTTTGCGCCTGCTAAAAACCCGGATATGTGGACTCCGGCGCTGTTTAACGCCATGGCGCGGCTGGCGCGCCCGGACTGCACGCTGGCGACCTTCACCTCCGCCGGTTTTGTGCGTCGCGGGCTACAGGACGCCGGTTTTACCATGCAAAAATGCAAAGGGTTTGGCCGTAAACGTGAAATGCTCACCGGCGTGATGACGCAGACCCGTGAGCCTGCCCCGCGCGCGCCCTGGTTTGCGCGCAGCGGCGCATCCGGCCGTGAAGTGGCGCTTATCGGTGGCGGGGTGGCCAGCGCGCTGTTATCCCTCTCCCTGCTGCGCCGGGGCTGGCAGGTGACCCTTTACTGCGCCGATGCCGCCCCTGCGCTTGGCGCGTCCGGTAATCGCCAGGGGGCGCTCTATCCGCTGCTGAATGCCCACGATCCGGCGCTGGCGCGCTTCTTCCCCGCCGCCTTCACTTTTGCCCGCAGACTGTATGACACGCTGCCGGTAGCGTTCGATCATGACTGGTGCGGCGTGACGCAGACCGGCTGGGATGAAAAGAGCCAGCATAAAATCGATCAGATGTTATCTCTGGCGCTGCCGCAGGAGATCGCCGCGGCAGCCGATGGAGCGTGTATTGAAGCAACGACCGGCGTTGATACCGGCTGCGGCGGTATTCAGTATCCGCTCGGCGGCTGGCTGTGTCCGGCCCAGCTAACGGCGGCGGCCATTGAGCTGGGCGTTACTCAGGGCCTGAAAGTGCATTATCAGCGGGACGTTGCCGAACTGACGCAGGGGGAAAGTGGCTGGCAGCTGCGTTTTGCTGATGGCGCTCAGGCCGCCCATGCGGTGGTGGTGCTGGCGAACGGGCACCGGCTGGGGGATTTCACCCAGACCGAGGCGTTGCCGGTCTATCCGGTGGCGGGCCAGGTCAGTCATATTCCCACCACGCCGGGGCTGTCGCCTTTACGTCAGGTACTGTGTTACGACGGTTATCTGACGCCGCAAAATCCGCTGAATCAGCAGCATTGCATCGGCGCAAGCTATCATCGTGGCGATCGGGAAACGGCGTATCGCGAGGACGATCAGCAGCATAATCGCCAGCGCTTGCTGGACTGTTTTCCGGATGCCGCCTGGGCGAAAGAGGTGGATGTAACGGCTAAGGAGGCGCGCAACGGCGTGCGCTGCGCCACCCGCGATCATCTGCCGGTGGTCGGCAACGCACCTGATTTTGCGGCGACGTTACGGGAATATGCGACCCTGGCGGAACACCCGGCGCAGGCGGTCAGCGCACCGGTGTGGGAAGATTTGTATCTGCTGGGGGCGCTGGGTTCGCGGGGATTGTGCAGCGCGCCGCTGGCGGCGGAGATCCTCGCCGCGCAGATGAGCGACGAGCCGATCCCGCTGGATAGCGAAACGCTGGCGGCGCTGAACCCAAACCGCTTCTGGGTACGGAAATTGTTAAAAGGCAAAGCGGTGATAACGCCCCACGGGGCGGGCCGGTAA
- the mtnA gene encoding S-methyl-5-thioribose-1-phosphate isomerase, with the protein MQPLQTTSLRVSENQLFILDQQALPQQKNWLAASTTEQLVGHIHALRVRGAPLIGLSASLLLALQAEQGLTRDELAESLATLRAARPTAVNLMNNLDRMKAALARENYVPALVAEALRLIDEDKQLCDAIARAGSALVTPGSRLLTHCNTGGLATAGVGTAIGVIARAHEQGRVANVWVGETRPLLQGGRLTAWEMGELGVPCQLITDSMAASLMAKGQVDAVWVGADRIAANGDVANKIGTYSLAVLAKFHGIPFYVAAPHTTLDCGCPDGDAIPIEQRAAEEVTGVAGSFGAVQWAPEKVRVYNPAFDVTPAALISGWVLDTGVVTPEQVAAGVFA; encoded by the coding sequence ATGCAGCCATTACAGACCACCAGTCTGCGCGTCAGCGAAAATCAGCTTTTTATCCTCGACCAGCAGGCGCTGCCGCAGCAGAAAAACTGGCTTGCGGCCAGCACCACAGAACAACTGGTGGGGCATATCCACGCCCTGCGCGTGCGCGGCGCGCCGCTGATTGGCCTTTCCGCCAGCCTGCTGCTGGCGTTACAGGCAGAGCAGGGGCTGACGCGGGATGAACTGGCTGAATCGCTGGCGACGCTGCGCGCGGCACGCCCGACGGCGGTGAACCTGATGAATAATCTTGATCGCATGAAAGCGGCGCTGGCGCGGGAGAATTATGTTCCGGCGCTGGTGGCGGAGGCGCTGCGCCTGATCGATGAAGACAAGCAGTTGTGTGACGCCATCGCCCGCGCCGGAAGCGCGCTGGTAACGCCGGGAAGTCGCCTGCTGACCCACTGCAATACCGGCGGGCTGGCAACGGCGGGCGTCGGGACAGCTATCGGCGTGATTGCCCGCGCCCATGAGCAGGGGCGGGTGGCGAATGTCTGGGTGGGTGAGACGCGCCCGCTGTTGCAGGGCGGGCGTTTAACGGCCTGGGAAATGGGCGAACTGGGTGTGCCCTGCCAGTTGATCACCGATTCAATGGCCGCCAGCCTGATGGCGAAAGGGCAGGTGGACGCGGTGTGGGTCGGGGCAGATCGCATTGCCGCCAATGGCGATGTGGCGAACAAGATCGGCACCTATTCGCTGGCGGTGCTGGCGAAATTCCACGGTATTCCGTTTTACGTTGCCGCGCCTCACACTACACTGGATTGTGGCTGTCCGGATGGCGACGCCATCCCCATTGAACAGCGGGCGGCAGAGGAAGTGACAGGCGTGGCGGGCAGCTTTGGCGCGGTGCAATGGGCGCCAGAAAAAGTACGGGTGTACAACCCGGCGTTTGATGTGACCCCGGCGGCGTTGATCAGCGGCTGGGTGCTGGATACGGGCGTGGTAACGCCGGAACAGGTCGCGGCAGGGGTGTTTGCGTGA
- the mtnK gene encoding S-methyl-5-thioribose kinase — translation MSEYRTFNAQDAVAYAQQFGGLADPSELVDAQEVGDGNLNLVFKIFDRQGVSRVIVKQALPYVRCVGESWPLTLDRARLEAQTLVEHYQHCPQHTVQILHFDPQLAVMVMEDLSSHRIWRGELINNVSYPQAPQQLGEYLAYTLFHTSDFYLHPHEKKAQVARFINPEMCEITEDLFFNDPYQIHERNNYPAELEADVAALRDDAQLKLAVAALKHHFFSHAEALLHGDIHSGSIFVADGSLKAIDAEFGFFGPVGFDIGTAIGNLLLNYCGLPGHLGIRDAAAAREQRLADIQQLWHTFAERFQQLATEKTRDAALATPGYASQFLKKVWTDAVGYCGTELIRRSVGLSHVADLDTIRDEEMRHACLRHAIELGKSLILVAGRIDSAEELIARVRQYS, via the coding sequence ATGTCGGAATACCGCACCTTCAACGCGCAGGACGCTGTCGCTTATGCACAACAATTTGGCGGTCTGGCCGATCCGTCCGAACTGGTGGATGCGCAGGAGGTCGGCGACGGCAATCTCAATCTGGTGTTTAAAATTTTTGACCGTCAGGGCGTCAGCCGGGTGATTGTTAAACAGGCGCTGCCCTATGTGCGCTGCGTGGGGGAATCCTGGCCGCTGACGCTGGATCGCGCGCGGCTGGAAGCGCAGACCCTGGTGGAACATTATCAGCACTGTCCACAGCACACGGTGCAGATCCTGCATTTTGACCCGCAGCTGGCGGTGATGGTGATGGAAGATCTCTCCAGTCATCGCATCTGGCGCGGCGAGCTGATTAATAACGTCAGCTATCCGCAGGCGCCGCAACAGCTGGGGGAATATCTGGCGTATACGCTGTTCCACACCAGCGATTTTTATCTGCATCCCCATGAGAAAAAAGCGCAGGTGGCGCGCTTTATCAACCCGGAAATGTGCGAGATCACTGAAGATCTGTTCTTCAACGACCCTTACCAGATCCACGAGCGCAATAATTATCCCGCCGAACTGGAAGCGGACGTCGCCGCCCTGCGTGACGACGCCCAGCTTAAACTGGCGGTGGCGGCGCTGAAGCACCACTTCTTCTCCCACGCCGAAGCGCTGCTGCACGGCGATATTCACAGCGGGTCGATTTTCGTCGCCGACGGCAGCCTGAAAGCTATCGACGCCGAATTTGGTTTCTTTGGTCCGGTGGGCTTTGATATCGGCACCGCCATCGGCAACCTGTTGCTGAACTACTGCGGCCTGCCGGGGCATCTGGGTATTCGCGATGCTGCGGCTGCCCGTGAGCAGCGCCTCGCCGATATTCAGCAGCTATGGCATACCTTTGCCGAGCGTTTCCAGCAACTGGCTACGGAAAAAACCCGCGACGCGGCGCTGGCGACGCCGGGCTATGCCTCGCAGTTCCTGAAAAAAGTGTGGACTGATGCGGTGGGCTACTGCGGGACAGAACTGATCCGCCGCAGCGTCGGCTTGTCCCACGTCGCCGATCTGGATACCATCCGCGACGAGGAGATGCGCCACGCCTGTCTGCGTCATGCCATTGAGCTGGGTAAATCCCTGATCCTGGTCGCCGGACGTATCGACAGCGCAGAGGAGTTAATTGCGCGGGTGCGCCAGTACAGCTGA
- a CDS encoding RidA family protein, which yields MTEREAIFPANRHALYEQHGYSAAIRSGDLLFVSGQVGSREDGSPEPDFAAQVRLAFANLRATLAAAGCGFDDLVDVTTFHTDPENQFATIMAVKQEIFPQAPYPNWTAVGVNWLAGFDFEIKVIARIP from the coding sequence ATGACAGAACGCGAAGCGATATTCCCGGCCAATCGGCATGCTTTATATGAGCAGCATGGCTACTCCGCGGCGATCCGCTCCGGGGATTTATTGTTTGTGTCCGGGCAGGTGGGCAGCCGGGAAGACGGGTCGCCGGAGCCGGACTTTGCCGCCCAGGTCCGGCTGGCCTTTGCTAACCTGCGGGCTACGCTGGCCGCTGCCGGATGCGGGTTCGATGATTTGGTTGATGTGACGACCTTTCACACCGATCCGGAAAACCAGTTTGCCACCATTATGGCGGTGAAGCAGGAGATTTTCCCGCAGGCTCCCTATCCCAACTGGACGGCGGTGGGCGTCAACTGGCTGGCGGGCTTCGATTTTGAAATTAAAGTCATTGCCCGCATTCCGTAA
- a CDS encoding TetR/AcrR family transcriptional regulator, with product MAVGRRAEMMEENRNKLIAAARKAFAEKGFAAASMDELTASAGLTRGALYHNFGDKRGLLAAVVAQVDGEMAQQAKDRASLAPEGWERLLAEGTAYIEMALDPEVQRIVLLDGPAFLGDPSGWPSQNACLEATCEAVAEMIGQGIMKAVDVEAAARLLNGAAMNAALWVAAADAPDERLPKATQAFVLLAEGLRR from the coding sequence ATGGCCGTCGGTCGTCGTGCAGAAATGATGGAAGAGAACCGCAACAAACTGATTGCCGCCGCGCGTAAGGCTTTTGCGGAAAAAGGCTTTGCCGCGGCGTCAATGGATGAACTCACCGCCAGCGCCGGGCTGACCCGTGGCGCGCTGTACCATAATTTTGGCGATAAGCGCGGCCTGCTCGCCGCCGTGGTGGCGCAGGTGGACGGGGAAATGGCGCAGCAGGCGAAAGATCGCGCCAGCCTTGCGCCGGAAGGCTGGGAGCGGCTGCTTGCTGAAGGCACGGCTTATATTGAAATGGCGCTCGATCCGGAAGTGCAGCGCATTGTGCTGCTCGACGGCCCGGCTTTTCTCGGCGATCCGTCTGGCTGGCCCAGTCAGAATGCCTGTCTGGAAGCCACCTGTGAGGCGGTTGCAGAGATGATCGGCCAGGGCATTATGAAAGCGGTGGACGTTGAAGCGGCTGCCCGCCTGCTGAACGGGGCGGCGATGAATGCGGCGCTGTGGGTGGCGGCGGCAGATGCGCCGGATGAGCGCTTGCCTAAAGCAACGCAGGCCTTCGTGCTGTTAGCGGAAGGCCTGCGTCGGTAG